From Chroogloeocystis siderophila 5.2 s.c.1, one genomic window encodes:
- a CDS encoding sensor histidine kinase → MFQATRRRLALWYTSVTAVLLLLFASGVYLYVRSTLIERIDDTLNHVVEVVERSLVIEPTTANAEQFRINIEATFRDNADAVDDDHIDLEWFSPTGELLWSTLSEPLGLPVHPNRTGETVRVIRDSDAIEGQDYTPLLLRQVTERVEIGRQVLGYLRVSHPWFEVTKPIRQLIFDLSLGTGLMVLSVAFCGWFLSGKAMEPVRESYQRLKQFTADASHELRSPIALIQTNVQVALTDPELLETSGASAKYHQQLTVIERLTQRLGRLVDDLLFLARQDSGIVQPCFAACPLDALLMEVVEEQKLPATEKNIALSLHLIEAPESHNPQLSDDWFTLQGDWNQLVRLFTNLIVNAVHYTPPGGKVDVELERVASPLNSRTALLQVKVSDTGIGIPESALPRLFDRFYRVDPARTHTASTLVATPTGSGLGLAIADAIVENHHGQIHVESTLHQGTTFTVTLPASAEF, encoded by the coding sequence ATGTTTCAAGCTACTCGTCGCCGTTTGGCTTTGTGGTATACGTCCGTAACTGCGGTGTTATTGCTGCTGTTTGCTAGTGGAGTTTATTTGTATGTTCGCAGTACGCTCATCGAGCGCATTGACGATACGCTCAATCACGTTGTTGAAGTCGTCGAGCGATCGCTTGTCATCGAACCTACTACAGCCAATGCTGAGCAATTTCGCATCAACATCGAAGCAACTTTTCGCGATAATGCAGACGCGGTTGATGACGACCATATCGATTTAGAGTGGTTTAGTCCTACAGGAGAACTACTATGGTCAACTTTATCCGAACCTTTAGGGCTTCCGGTGCATCCGAATCGAACTGGTGAAACGGTAAGAGTCATTCGCGATTCAGATGCGATTGAGGGACAAGATTATACGCCACTATTACTGCGACAAGTTACCGAAAGAGTCGAAATTGGACGACAGGTATTAGGGTATTTGCGCGTGAGTCACCCGTGGTTTGAAGTCACAAAACCAATCCGCCAGCTAATTTTTGATTTAAGTTTGGGTACGGGGTTAATGGTTCTTTCTGTTGCGTTTTGTGGTTGGTTTCTTTCCGGAAAAGCAATGGAACCTGTACGCGAATCGTATCAACGCCTCAAACAGTTTACTGCGGATGCTTCCCACGAACTCAGAAGTCCGATCGCACTCATTCAAACTAACGTCCAAGTCGCCTTAACAGATCCCGAACTATTAGAAACATCCGGTGCTAGTGCTAAATACCACCAACAGTTAACCGTCATCGAAAGGTTGACTCAGCGATTAGGGCGCTTAGTTGACGATTTACTTTTTCTCGCACGCCAAGATAGTGGTATTGTACAACCCTGTTTTGCCGCGTGTCCTCTGGATGCTTTGCTGATGGAAGTTGTAGAAGAACAAAAATTACCAGCAACCGAAAAGAATATTGCTTTATCGCTGCATCTCATTGAAGCTCCTGAATCACACAATCCGCAACTAAGCGACGATTGGTTTACCCTCCAAGGCGATTGGAATCAGCTAGTTCGTTTGTTTACTAATTTAATCGTTAATGCAGTTCACTATACGCCACCTGGCGGTAAAGTAGATGTCGAGTTAGAAAGAGTTGCTTCGCCGCTTAATTCACGCACTGCTTTACTGCAAGTAAAAGTCAGCGATACAGGTATTGGAATTCCTGAGTCTGCCTTACCGCGCTTGTTTGACCGTTTTTATCGCGTAGATCCCGCCCGCACTCACACGGCTTCAACTTTAGTCGCTACACCAACAGGTTCAGGATTAGGCTTAGCGATCGCCGATGCGATCGTTGAAAACCACCACGGTCAAATTCATGTCGAAAGTACGTTACATCAAGGCACAACTTTTACTGTTACTTTACCCGCAAGTGCTGAGTTTTAA
- a CDS encoding FMN-dependent NADH-azoreductase, which produces MAHILHLDSSPRGERSHSRRITKEFIEARMQAHPSDIVTYRDIGRHHIPHVDELWIAAAYTPSEQRTPELAQAISLSDRLIDEFLAADLYVIGIPMYNFSVPSTFKAYIDQIVRVGRTFAFEPEDTANPYQPLVLGKKMLIITARGGSGFEPGGRNEKLNHQDPYLTTVFGFIGITDITFIHIENDEFGGTNLARSLAAARIQAQLLASNEHHLLRNVG; this is translated from the coding sequence ATGGCACACATTCTACACCTTGATTCTAGTCCTAGAGGAGAACGATCGCACTCACGCCGGATCACAAAAGAATTTATTGAAGCGAGGATGCAGGCGCATCCATCTGATATTGTTACGTATCGAGATATCGGTCGTCATCATATTCCCCATGTGGATGAATTATGGATTGCAGCAGCTTATACACCATCAGAACAACGCACTCCCGAACTAGCGCAAGCAATTTCCCTCAGCGATCGCTTGATTGATGAATTCTTAGCGGCTGATCTCTACGTCATCGGCATACCCATGTACAATTTCAGCGTTCCTAGTACATTCAAGGCTTATATTGACCAGATTGTGCGTGTGGGGCGAACCTTCGCGTTTGAACCGGAAGATACCGCCAACCCTTATCAGCCACTCGTCTTAGGTAAGAAAATGTTAATTATCACCGCGCGGGGTGGTTCTGGCTTTGAACCTGGTGGACGCAATGAGAAGCTGAATCATCAAGACCCTTATTTAACAACAGTCTTTGGGTTTATTGGCATCACCGATATCACATTTATCCATATTGAAAATGACGAATTTGGTGGTACAAATTTAGCGCGATCGCTCGCGGCTGCGCGTATCCAGGCTCAACTTCTGGCAAGCAATGAACACCATCTGCTTCGTAACGTTGGGTAG
- a CDS encoding helix-turn-helix domain-containing protein codes for MKTTVPHQQEITCVPILSSQNQGWENILVEQFQHPAGEGWCHFSDEHAINLSLASRPVSLVQIREGKTYTGLYGKGDISITPAKMPFFARWDRDDRYLQIRVASGFMKRVASEMLESNFDRLELLAEFQTRDPQLEAIAMLLLAELKQENLASKLYVESLANVLAVHLLRFYSATQPRLVTYEGGLSQRQLLQVLEYINEYLSQDIKLADLAKLLGMSQYHFSHLFKRSLGIAPHQYLLQQRVERAKQLLKQTDQSIIDIAFLCGFNSHSHLSKQFRQLTGITPKAYRAQ; via the coding sequence GTGAAGACAACCGTCCCACATCAGCAAGAAATAACCTGCGTACCCATTTTGTCAAGTCAAAATCAAGGTTGGGAAAATATTCTAGTTGAGCAATTCCAACATCCTGCGGGTGAGGGATGGTGTCATTTTAGTGATGAACACGCGATTAATTTATCGCTTGCATCGCGTCCTGTCAGCTTGGTGCAAATCCGAGAAGGTAAGACTTATACAGGACTATATGGGAAAGGCGACATTTCCATAACGCCCGCAAAGATGCCGTTTTTTGCCCGCTGGGATCGCGACGATCGCTACTTGCAAATTCGGGTTGCGTCTGGCTTCATGAAGCGCGTTGCTAGCGAAATGCTTGAAAGCAATTTTGATCGGCTAGAGTTACTCGCTGAATTTCAAACTCGCGACCCGCAGCTTGAGGCGATCGCTATGCTGCTACTTGCTGAACTCAAACAAGAAAATTTAGCTAGCAAGCTTTACGTTGAATCACTAGCAAACGTCCTTGCTGTGCATTTACTCAGATTTTACTCTGCTACTCAACCTCGTTTGGTAACTTATGAAGGTGGTTTATCGCAACGTCAACTTCTGCAAGTTTTAGAATACATTAACGAGTATCTCAGTCAAGATATTAAGCTTGCAGACTTAGCCAAATTGCTCGGCATGAGTCAATATCACTTTAGCCATTTGTTCAAGCGATCGCTAGGGATAGCGCCTCATCAATATCTGCTTCAGCAACGAGTCGAACGCGCAAAGCAGTTGTTGAAACAAACTGACCAATCAATTATAGATATTGCCTTTTTGTGTGGGTTCAACAGCCACAGTCATTTGAGCAAACAATTTCGGCAACTTACGGGTATAACTCCGAAAGCATATCGAGCGCAATAA
- a CDS encoding DUF2267 domain-containing protein: protein MPIPIREDIVYIILNKINDSGQGMHEVKFEESDFFPGIQITRAELLGHLDYLNQMQYIKAEFSGNAYANQEDVPSVVDSKEVDFRIANTFGADDGPLPHLITFEAAELTEKGKRMLQKMKDNPPKSLKEGVSVPIATKDMPFLEKVMIKGGLEDIFDTRDVVEVVYRVMRDLMPTDAIERVEGELHEEALPTEDKALQMEIADLWKDTNPIVGFLSRVRPPFKKHGGPGLFNIDDDRFLFRVKNESPMAATGYDIDRERVVSAVFSATKDELSEERIKEIAQYLPGKVRQLWEEA from the coding sequence ATGCCAATTCCAATTAGAGAAGATATTGTCTACATCATCCTCAATAAAATTAACGACAGTGGTCAAGGAATGCACGAAGTTAAGTTTGAGGAAAGCGATTTCTTTCCTGGAATACAAATAACAAGAGCCGAATTATTGGGTCATCTTGATTATCTCAATCAGATGCAATACATTAAAGCAGAATTTTCAGGTAATGCTTACGCTAACCAAGAAGATGTTCCGAGCGTTGTCGATTCCAAAGAAGTTGACTTTAGAATTGCTAACACTTTTGGTGCCGACGACGGTCCTTTACCTCATTTAATTACTTTTGAAGCAGCAGAACTTACCGAAAAAGGTAAGCGAATGTTGCAAAAAATGAAAGACAATCCGCCCAAATCGCTTAAAGAAGGGGTATCAGTTCCCATCGCAACAAAAGATATGCCCTTCTTAGAAAAGGTGATGATCAAGGGTGGTTTAGAAGATATTTTCGATACGCGAGATGTCGTGGAAGTCGTATATCGGGTAATGCGTGATTTGATGCCCACAGATGCGATCGAGCGTGTAGAAGGCGAACTACACGAAGAAGCATTACCAACAGAAGATAAAGCTCTGCAAATGGAAATTGCCGACCTTTGGAAAGATACTAATCCGATTGTTGGATTTTTGAGTAGAGTTCGTCCACCCTTCAAAAAGCATGGAGGTCCTGGACTATTTAATATCGATGACGACCGCTTTTTGTTCCGTGTCAAAAATGAATCGCCAATGGCAGCAACGGGTTACGATATAGACCGCGAACGAGTCGTGTCGGCTGTCTTTTCCGCAACTAAAGACGAATTATCTGAAGAGCGAATTAAAGAAATCGCTCAATATCTGCCGGGTAAAGTTCGTCAACTTTGGGAAGAAGCTTAA
- a CDS encoding WecB/TagA/CpsF family glycosyltransferase — translation MSEAALLDSVLGLPVHLMDDYITWLRSRLEQGIGTHVITLNAEMTIQAEQHTALAHAIQQAELVIPDGAGIVLYMLLRGKRIQRCPGIELAELLLHNLGQTPNSSPVFFYGGSPGVATKAAKTWQQRSPHLQIVGAEHGYLSPIESEKLAQTLQKLQPKLILVGLGVPRQELWITQNRHLCPQATWIGIGGSFDIWAGVKSRAPAWLGDNHLEWLYRLYQEPWRWRRMSALPKFAGKALVHRLTQI, via the coding sequence ATGTCTGAGGCAGCACTTTTAGATTCTGTACTAGGGTTGCCAGTTCATCTGATGGATGACTATATCACTTGGTTGCGATCGCGTTTAGAACAAGGCATTGGCACTCATGTGATTACGCTGAATGCAGAAATGACAATCCAAGCAGAGCAGCATACCGCGCTAGCGCACGCAATTCAACAAGCCGAATTAGTCATTCCTGATGGGGCTGGAATTGTGTTGTATATGCTGCTGCGCGGTAAACGCATCCAGCGCTGTCCAGGAATTGAGCTTGCAGAGCTACTTTTGCACAATTTAGGGCAAACACCAAATTCGTCCCCTGTATTTTTTTATGGAGGTTCACCAGGAGTCGCCACCAAAGCTGCTAAAACTTGGCAACAGCGATCGCCGCATCTCCAAATCGTTGGGGCTGAACATGGCTACTTGTCACCCATCGAATCCGAAAAATTAGCGCAAACGTTACAAAAGCTACAACCAAAATTAATTTTGGTAGGATTGGGAGTCCCGCGTCAAGAATTATGGATTACACAAAATCGCCACCTGTGTCCCCAAGCAACTTGGATTGGAATTGGCGGTAGCTTTGATATTTGGGCAGGTGTCAAATCGAGAGCACCAGCTTGGTTAGGCGATAATCATTTAGAGTGGTTGTATCGCCTGTATCAAGAACCTTGGCGTTGGCGACGTATGTCGGCTTTACCGAAGTTTGCTGGCAAAGCCTTAGTTCATCGGCTAACACAGATATAA
- a CDS encoding DUF1772 domain-containing protein — protein MATINHLPFVLKLVTVLGCGLVAGVFFAFSTFVMSALARLQPQQGITAMQSINITAINPLFMTALFGTAAACLFLTIYSLLKWHQPGTTYLLIGTCFYLVGILVTIVFNVPLNEALATVKPDSTAGAELWASYLTDWTFWNHIRTVTALVAAAAFTLAIGS, from the coding sequence ATGGCAACTATCAATCACTTACCCTTTGTACTGAAGCTTGTGACGGTATTAGGCTGCGGGCTAGTAGCTGGAGTTTTCTTCGCCTTCTCCACCTTCGTGATGAGTGCGCTTGCGCGACTTCAACCGCAGCAGGGTATTACCGCCATGCAATCGATTAACATCACGGCAATCAATCCATTATTTATGACAGCCTTATTTGGTACAGCCGCAGCTTGCCTTTTTCTAACTATTTATTCGCTATTAAAGTGGCATCAACCTGGTACTACTTACTTGCTCATTGGTACCTGCTTTTATCTTGTTGGTATTTTAGTTACAATCGTGTTTAATGTGCCACTCAACGAAGCGCTAGCGACAGTTAAGCCTGACAGCACTGCTGGTGCGGAATTATGGGCTAGCTACCTCACCGATTGGACGTTTTGGAATCATATTCGCACAGTTACAGCACTGGTGGCAGCAGCAGCGTTTACCCTCGCGATCGGTAGTTGA